The sequence TCAAAAAATAATCCCGATGAATAGTCTAACGACAATAGGTTTTCATGTACAGAAGTGTGCGTTGCGGGAAATATCTGGGCACTGATTGACAGGCTATAAAAAACAAGCAGTATTGAAATTTTGCTTTTCATAAATTGGGTCCTTATGAATACAACAGGCATTCTTTATTCAAATGCCGCGTTGTTTTGTCTATTTTTTTAATGTGTTTAAGAGTAAAACAATCTGTATGGTGTGTCGCCAAACAGTTTGTGCCTGGCTAAAAGTACTTAAAAAAAATAAAATGCCAAACAAATTTTTCGCTGAAAATTAGATAAAGGTTGAAAACCACCCTATGAAAAGGGGGTTTTACCGGAATAAGATGAGAAAATGTGGTTTTATGAAGGATTTAAAATCATTGTCCTTTGCCGCGAAGCTCATCCAGCAAGGTATTAAGCTGTAGCACCTGGTCAGGGTTCAGGCTTTTAAAAATATCTTTCGTCGATTCGTCAATGTAATCAAGCTCTTTCAGCAACTTAAGTCCCGAATCAGAAATAAGTAAATTCACACTTCTACGATCACTCGGGCATTCATTACGTATCACGTATTCTTTTGCTACAAGCTTGTCTACAATACGTGAAGCATCGCTCATACGGTCAAGCATACGTTCTTTCACAAGTTTTAAATGACAGGGAGTAGGGTGCTGGCCTCTTAAAATGCGAAGAACATTGTATTGTTGAACGGTAAGGTCCAGATTCTTGAAAAATTCACTGTAATGATTGTTCAGCCAATTAGTCGTGTAAAACAGGTTCACAGCCAGTTTTTGATATTCTGTCTTGAACGATTTTTGTTGTATTTCATCTTCGAGCTTCATGGCGCTAAATCAGACTTTAAAAAAAAAGGACACAAGGCGTCTGAATCCCTGTGTCCTCACCAATAAGAACTATTATTTTTCTTTGTTTAACTCAATGTTCAGGTTAATTTGAACCTCTTCACTTACAGCAACACCACCAGCTTCTAAAGCAGCATTCCAAGCTAAACCGAAATCTTTACGGTTGATAACACCTGTAACTTTGAAACCATTTTTAATGTTTCCGTATGGATCTTTTACTGTTTTTGCAGCACCAATCGCGTTTAATTTTACTCTTTTAGTAACACCATGCATAGTTAAATCACCTTCTAAAATATAAGCTGTTTTACCACCTTTTGGATCTGGTTTCATGCTAACACTTTTAAAAGTAATAGAAGGAAATTTTTCAACGTCAAAAAAGTCAGCACTTTTTAAGTGACCGTCACGCTTAGGATCTTCTGTATTGATAGAAGCTGGATCAGCAGTAAATTCAATTTTAGCATCTGTAAAATCCATTTCACTTTTTGAACTTGCAGTTCCGTCAAATACTTTAAATTTTCCTTCTGTTTCGCTAACCATCATGTGGGTTACAGAGAATCCAAGTTTTGAATGGGAAGCATCTACTTTCCAGTTAACTTGTGCAAATGTTGCAGACATCATTAATAACGACGCAGCTGCAGTTGTAAATACTTTTTTCATTTTTGTTTGTTTTATAATTATAGGGCAAATGTATGTTATAACATCTAATGTTTAAACATCTAATTGTTAAATTTTTGTAAGCGAAATGTTATTGTAATGATTTTTAGTCGGTTACTTTAGCTTAAAGAAAATAACTTTTGCTCACCTGAACCGAGATCGTTAAGCTCGTAACTGTCAACACGAATTCTTTTTAATTCGGTTACAGTAAATCCGAGGGTCTTGCACATACGCCGTATTTGTCTGTTCTTGCCTTCTTTTAAAATGATCTTAATTTGATTGTCATCCATTCGCACACAATAACAGGGTGCGGTAAGGTAATCTCCTAATTGAACGCCGTTTTGAAAACTGGTAAAAAAATCTTCCGTAGGTGTTCTATTTAAACGCACCAAATATTCTTTTTCTTTTTCAAATTTCGGATTA is a genomic window of Sphingobacteriaceae bacterium containing:
- a CDS encoding MarR family transcriptional regulator, with translation MKLEDEIQQKSFKTEYQKLAVNLFYTTNWLNNHYSEFFKNLDLTVQQYNVLRILRGQHPTPCHLKLVKERMLDRMSDASRIVDKLVAKEYVIRNECPSDRRSVNLLISDSGLKLLKELDYIDESTKDIFKSLNPDQVLQLNTLLDELRGKGQ